The Castor canadensis chromosome 8, mCasCan1.hap1v2, whole genome shotgun sequence genome contains a region encoding:
- the LOC109678764 gene encoding olfactory receptor 6C68-like, producing MRNRTAITTFILLGLTEDPQLQVLVFIFLFTTYMLSVTGNLTIITLTIVDPHLKIPMYFFLQNFSFLEISFTTACVPRFLYSISTGDKTISYNACAIQLFFTYLFGITEFFLLATMSYDRYVAICKPLHYMTIMNNRICKTMITSCWIAAFVIILPPFGSSFDLEFCDSNVIDHFVCDANPILKISCSDSWLIEQMAITCAVLTFIITLICVVLPYVYIIRTILKFPSAQQRKKAFSTCSSHMIVVSTTYGSCIFIYIKPSAKEEVTINKGVSVLISSISPMLNPFIYTLRNKQVKQAINDFLKKLHFF from the coding sequence ATGAGAAACCGCACAGCAATTACAACATTCATCCTTCTGGGATTGACAGAAGATCCCCAGCTGCAggtcttggtttttatttttctatttaccaCCTATATGTTGAGTGTAACTGGTAATCTGACTATCATTACCTTGACCATAGTGGATCCCCATCTTAAAATTCCCATGtattttttcctccaaaatttctctttcttagaAATTTCATTTACAACTGCCTGTGTTCCAAGATTCCTATACAGTATTTCAACTGGAGACAAAACAATTTCCTATAATGCATGTGCCATTCAACTCTTTTTTACATATCTCTTTGGGAtaactgaattttttcttttggccaCTATGTCATATGATCGCTATGTTGCCATCTGCAAACCTTTGCATTATATGACCATCATGAACAACAGAATATGCAAAACAATGATTACTTCTTGTTGGATAGCAGCATTTGTGATTATCCTCCCACCATTTGGCTCAAGTTTTGATCTGGAGTTCTGCGATTCTAATGTCATTGATCATTTTGTCTGTGATGCaaaccctatcctgaaaatatcATGCTCGGACTCATGGTTAATTGAGCAGATGGCTATCACCTGTGCTGTCTTAACTTTCATCATCACTCTTATATGTGTAGTTCTCCCCTATGTGTACATCATAAGGACCATTCTAAAATTCCCTTCtgctcaacaaagaaaaaaagcctttTCTACCTGCTCTTCACATATGATTGTGGTTTCCACTACCTATGGCAGTTGCATCTTTATTTATATCAAGCCATCTGCAAAAGAAGAGGTAACCATCAATAAAGGTGTGTCTGTGCTTATTTCCTCCATATCACCCATGTTGAATCCTTTTATATATACCTTGAGGAATAAGCAAGTTAAGCAAGCAATTAATGACTTCCTAAAAAAATTGCACTTCTTTTAA